The Candidatus Cloacimonadota bacterium genomic sequence TCAAAAGGTTCACAGCTTCTATCACGATATTGGAAACAAATATTTTTTCCATCGGCATCTTGTATTTTCCAAAGCCAACCAGATATTCATTTCCAGCGGGAGTTACAGCCTTTTTGATGAAAGTTGATTTCCATTCCTGTTTTTCTCCGCCGGGAAGTGTCCATTCATAAAACACCCAGCCTTCGCCATTTTGTGCTGTTTCCACGAACATTTTTCCGATTGGTTTTCCGTTGATATCTTCCAGATCGATCATATTTTTGCCTTCGCCGGAAACATCACGAGGATAAACATATCTCATACCATCGAGCCCCCACACAAACACATAATCATCACCTTTGTACCATTTGCTGTTTTCTTCGCGAAATCTGGGAAAAGCTTCTTCCCCGTCTTGGTTGATTAAATCTACGGCGTCGTAAACTAGTTGTACAACATCTTTAGTTACCTGATGATCGTAAATCGAAAGATCCGGCACCTGATCCTGCATTTCTCTTTTTTGCTCTTTTGGAGTGCAGGAAAGCAAAACAATAAAAACAAATAAAACAAGTGTAAATTTTTTCATAACATCCCCCTAAAATATTTTCTTAATTTTATGTTGAATCTAACTCAAATTTTGTCAAATGATTTGGAATTATTTGAATAACTAACAAATACGAACAAAGGAAAATTATAATAATGATGAAAAAAGTTTTTTTAGTTGTGGAATGTCTTCCTGAACTGTTTGCCAGACTGTTTCACAATCTACATCGAAGTAAACATGAATTAAGTGATTTCTCATCCCAATAATTTCTTTCCAGGGAATTTCCGGATTTTTAATTTTGTAACCAGGAGTTATTCGAGCAGCAGCTTCTCAAATTATTTCGATTGATCTGATGACAGCATTTACGGTTTTCTTGTCATTTCTAAAATGCTGAAATGAAACATCTTTTACAAAAAGTAAAATATCTTCGATCTCATCTAAAATGTGTTGAATTCTGATTTTATCTTGAGGCAACATACAGATTTTTTGCGTTTAAGAGAATTTCATTACGAAAATATCTGCTCAATTCAGCAGGAGTTCTCAAATCAACTTTTCTACCAATAAATTCAGTAAGATCATTTTCCATTGAAGCTAATTTTAGTAGGCCAGGAATATGATTATGCTCAAATTCAACTAGAATATCTATATCACTTTCATTAGTTAATTCATCACGCAAGGCAGAGCCAAATAGAGATAATTTTCGAATTTTGTTTTTCTTGCAAAATTCTATTAATTTTTTCTTACCAATAATTGTATCAATCTCAAACATTTAAACTCCTTATTTATATTTCTAATATTTAAAATATTTGGTGGTCTGTCAAGTATGAAAAGTATGTGCGTTCCTAGATTTTTTTGCCATTTCAATTATTATGTTTGTTTTGTCTGCCATTACGTAGCTAATCGAAAATAGGCTAGTTGCCTACTTACTCTTCCCAGCTTCCGATCTTCCAGACTTCTTCTAAGGTTTTTCGGGCAGAAGGTTTTTCATCTTTTTGAAAGCTTTTCTCCAGTTTTTCCGGTTTATCGATAATGCCCAAAGCAAAGGCGCAGATGACGCGATATCTTTCTTTATCGATGCCGAATTTGCTGTAAACTTCATCACGTTTTATGCCTGCCATTCCATGCGTGTATAGTCCCAGTTTGCGAGCCTGTAAAGTCAATCCCATCCAGGCAGCACCACTGTCAAAATTTGCCCAGCGGTTATTCTTATCATTTTGGCTAAAATGTTTTTTGGCAATGATGAATCCTAACACGGAAGCATTTTTTGCCCACATTTGATTGCGCTCTACCAGAAGATTCAAGAATTTATCGAATGTATCTTTGGTAGAAGTAAGAAAACGCCAGGGTTGTTCGTTGAAAGCACTCTGCGTCCAGTGAGCAGCAGCGATGATGGTTTTAATAGTTTCGCACGGAAGCTCTTCTTTCTGAAACGAACGGGGCGACCAGCGTTTATAAAAAAGTTCATCTGCATCTTGGCCAGGTTTTCGATTGGAATAATCAATTTCGTAATTATCGGTATATTTCATATTTCCTCCTAAAATCTCATTCATTAAATCTCATTCATTTACAGATTTTATTTTTCAGAAGGATTGCTTCAAGTTATTTATAATATTTTTTAATTTCAGATAAAATACTTTCCGGAACTAAACCGGAAATATCTTTATTTTGTTTTATTCGACGCCTGATTTCTGTAGAAGAAATATCATGCTGCGGCATTTTGATGAAAGTGAAATATTCCAGATAATCCAGATCATCCCAGATATCACGATCGGTTTCGGGGCGTTGAGCTATAACAAATTGGATGTTTTCCAACAGCCATTTCCATTCATACCAGTTGGGTAGTTCTGCTACGATATCATCACCGGCAATCATAAATAGTTCGTCTTCCGAATATATTTCCTGCAGACTTCTTACAAGATCGGATGTATAACTGGTTTTATCTTCAACCATATCCAATCGGGAAGTTTCAAGACCGGGATAATTTTTTAAAGCTTTGGAAACAAGTTCATATCTTTTTTCAGCAGAAAGGATTGTGGTATTTTTCTTAAAAGGATGATTTCCAGAAGGCAGGAAAAGAACTTTATCCAGATTCAAAGCTTTCTTGGCAGTTTCTGCCAGAGCAATGTGCCCCAAATGAAGCGGATCGAAAGACCCGCCCAGAATTCCGATTTTCATTTATTTTTTATTTCCATCTTTCTCCCCTGTTAAGGGGAGATGTCCGTAGGACAGAGGGGTTAGCAATTTTATTCATTCATTTATTTCAATTTTCGTTCGATAAGCTTATTTATCTTTTCGGTCTCTTTGCTATCAGGGTATTTATTATTCAATTTTGTCTGCATAAGAATGGCATTATCTCTGTCTTCGCGTGTTATGTAAATTCGTGCTGCATAAAACAAAGAAAGCTTATCTACTTTGTTTGTATTTCCCAGTTCGATGATCTCGTTGAAGTACATCATTGCAGCAGGATAATCCCACATTTTGTAATAAGCATAGCCATTGTAGTATTTCTTTTTCAGCAATTTATAATGGCATTTTTGAATGTATTCGATGGCATCTTTTTTGCGCTTATCAAAGGGAAATTTTTCAATGAAAGTTTCGAAGGCATCGATCGCACTTCGCGTTTCTTCCTGCGTGTAATGAGCACTCATGGATTCTTCCCAATAGCAAACGCCTATTTGAAAATAAGCCCTGTTAATTTCTTCCGCATCATTATAAAGCTTTATCAGATGTTCATATTCAAATAAAGCGTCCATGAATTTGTTCTGATTAAAATAGCAATCAGCCAGTTTTAATTGTGCTTTGGAAGCCAGAAGAGAATTCTTTTCAAAAGCAACAGATTCGTAATATGGAATTGCTTTATGATACTTTCCTCTTTCAAAAAAATCATCAGCAATCTGCATTTTCTTTTCAATAGGCATCAATTTTGAAACCTTGTTGCTGCTACAGCTAATCAGCATAAAAGCAACTAGTAAAAGATAAATAAATTTCTTCACATCAACCTCTTTTCAGGCTTTTTCGAAAAATGTTTTGTAAGCTTTGTAAGCAGAATAAATATCAGCTTTACTGGTAAGTTCGTATAATGAGTGCATTCCCAAAACGCCAGGACCGCAATCTATAACTTCTGCTCCGTGTTCTGCCATGAATTTGGCAATCGTTCCACCGCCGCCTTCATCTACTTTGCCCAATGCACCGATCTGCCAGTTTACTTTGGCAGCATTAAAAATTTTAATTATTTTAGAATTAAATTCTGCGTTGGCATCATTAGATCCGCCTTTGCCGCCACTTCCGGTAAATTTGGTCACACTCACACCAAATCCCAGATGAACAGCATTTTCTTTTTCATGCACACTGGGGAAGTTTGGATTGATAGCAGCATTTACATCGGCAGAAAGGATCTGGCTTTTTAGAAGCGTTTTGCGCAGAGTCATACTATCTGCATTTTCAACGTTTTTTGCAAGAAGGTCAGCAATAAAATCGACGATAAAAATGGATTTTGCCCCGGTATTGCCATCACTGCCAATTTCTTCTTTATCGGCCAGGTAAACGATAGCAGTTCTTTCCAGGTCTTTTTTTGCATCAAAAACAGCTTCTGCTGATGTGTAAGCACAGATTCTATCATCCTGTCCATAACCAAGTACCATGCTTTTATCGATTCCTGCATCGCGAGATTTTCCCGCCGGAACCAGTTCCAGTTCAGCGCTCAGGAAGTCAGCTTCCACGATGCCATATTTTTCATTCAGAAGACTAAGAGCATTCAATTTGATAGCTTCTTTGGCGTCTTTATCGGGATAGGGAATTGAATTGAAAACCAGGTTCATTTTAGCAGCATCTACAGCTTCACCAATTTTTTTGGTATATTGCACTTTACGAGCCAGGTGCGGCAGCAGGTCGGGCATCACAAATACGGGATCTGCGTC encodes the following:
- a CDS encoding cache domain-containing protein, which produces MKKFTLVLFVFIVLLSCTPKEQKREMQDQVPDLSIYDHQVTKDVVQLVYDAVDLINQDGEEAFPRFREENSKWYKGDDYVFVWGLDGMRYVYPRDVSGEGKNMIDLEDINGKPIGKMFVETAQNGEGWVFYEWTLPGGEKQEWKSTFIKKAVTPAGNEYLVGFGKYKMPMEKIFVSNIVIEAVNLLKHEGKEIAFARFNDKADKFIFLNTYVFVKTMAGVELVNPNSTHLVGKDITDLQDANGKYFVKEELEMLQDRESLWMDYMWPKPGEKEPSKKMVFVKKAETEAETLVVGAGFYLD
- a CDS encoding DUF86 domain-containing protein — encoded protein: MRNHLIHVYFDVDCETVWQTVQEDIPQLKKLFSSLL
- a CDS encoding nucleotidyltransferase family protein, which encodes MFEIDTIIGKKKLIEFCKKNKIRKLSLFGSALRDELTNESDIDILVEFEHNHIPGLLKLASMENDLTEFIGRKVDLRTPAELSRYFRNEILLNAKNLYVASR
- a CDS encoding nitroreductase family protein produces the protein MKYTDNYEIDYSNRKPGQDADELFYKRWSPRSFQKEELPCETIKTIIAAAHWTQSAFNEQPWRFLTSTKDTFDKFLNLLVERNQMWAKNASVLGFIIAKKHFSQNDKNNRWANFDSGAAWMGLTLQARKLGLYTHGMAGIKRDEVYSKFGIDKERYRVICAFALGIIDKPEKLEKSFQKDEKPSARKTLEEVWKIGSWEE
- the nadD gene encoding nicotinate-nucleotide adenylyltransferase, translated to MKIGILGGSFDPLHLGHIALAETAKKALNLDKVLFLPSGNHPFKKNTTILSAEKRYELVSKALKNYPGLETSRLDMVEDKTSYTSDLVRSLQEIYSEDELFMIAGDDIVAELPNWYEWKWLLENIQFVIAQRPETDRDIWDDLDYLEYFTFIKMPQHDISSTEIRRRIKQNKDISGLVPESILSEIKKYYK
- the bamD gene encoding outer membrane protein assembly factor BamD → MKKFIYLLLVAFMLISCSSNKVSKLMPIEKKMQIADDFFERGKYHKAIPYYESVAFEKNSLLASKAQLKLADCYFNQNKFMDALFEYEHLIKLYNDAEEINRAYFQIGVCYWEESMSAHYTQEETRSAIDAFETFIEKFPFDKRKKDAIEYIQKCHYKLLKKKYYNGYAYYKMWDYPAAMMYFNEIIELGNTNKVDKLSLFYAARIYITREDRDNAILMQTKLNNKYPDSKETEKINKLIERKLK
- a CDS encoding aminopeptidase — translated: MSKAEDLSKKLTYNRKSFWTEAKKTEQKSAFKFAEGYKKFLDEAKTEREAIRYYEKIFKEKGFKNIDEKNAGKKVFRIARAKNAAIAIIGKKPISEGVNLIVSHVDAPRVDLKQSPLHEDSTTKLGIMKTHYYGGVKKYQWMSTPLALHGVVIKNDGTKVDISIGENDADPVFVMPDLLPHLARKVQYTKKIGEAVDAAKMNLVFNSIPYPDKDAKEAIKLNALSLLNEKYGIVEADFLSAELELVPAGKSRDAGIDKSMVLGYGQDDRICAYTSAEAVFDAKKDLERTAIVYLADKEEIGSDGNTGAKSIFIVDFIADLLAKNVENADSMTLRKTLLKSQILSADVNAAINPNFPSVHEKENAVHLGFGVSVTKFTGSGGKGGSNDANAEFNSKIIKIFNAAKVNWQIGALGKVDEGGGGTIAKFMAEHGAEVIDCGPGVLGMHSLYELTSKADIYSAYKAYKTFFEKA